One part of the Raphanus sativus cultivar WK10039 chromosome 7, ASM80110v3, whole genome shotgun sequence genome encodes these proteins:
- the LOC108815299 gene encoding L-type lectin-domain containing receptor kinase I.9-like, which produces MASWLLQILLISSLHLISLSSQKETTFVFEDFLDQEDLYLDASAKVHPNGILQLTNTSKYQIGHAFYDKPLELGSSFSTHFVCALVKKQSIEGGHGIAFIVSPSMDFSHAQPTRYLGVFDASTLESSPSSRVLAVELDTIWNPEFKDSKKNHVGIDVNSPKSLAVAPASYYSDIEKKNESMNLLSGKPIQVWVDYEGTVLNVSIAPLKVKKPSRPLLSHPINLSKIFPNISKLHVGFSAATGNAVSDQYIMGWSFSTDRGSLQLLDTSRIAELPYPAGTDKKLLALFIILFGILAIVGLTIIA; this is translated from the coding sequence ATGGCTAGTTGGCTGCTTCAGATCTtgctcatctcttctcttcatcTCATCTCTCTATCAAGTCAAAAAGAAACGACGTTTGTCTTTGAAGACTTTCTTGATCAAGAAGATCTTTATCTAGACGCTTCTGCAAAAGTACATCCCAATGGAATATTACAGCTGACAAACACTTCAAAGTATCAAATCGGTCATGCTTTCTACGATAAACCACTTGAGCTCGGTTCCTCTTTCTCGACGCATTTCGTGTGTGCTCTGGTGAAAAAGCAGAGTATCGAAGGCGGTCATGGCATTGCCTTCATAGTATCTCCTTCTATGGATTTCTCCCACGCACAGCCAACGAGATACTTGGGGGTTTTCGACGCTTCCACACTTGAATCATCTCCCTCTTCTCGTGTTCTCGCTGTTGAGCTCGACACTATTTGGAACCCTGAGTTCAAAGATTCCAAGAAAAACCACGTGGGGATTGATGTGAACAGTCCTAAATCTCTCGCAGTGGCTCCAGCATCTTACTATTCCgatatagaaaagaaaaacgaaaGCATGAACCTCTTGAGTGGAAAGCCTATACAGGTCTGGGTGGATTATGAAGGCACTGTGCTCAACGTTTCTATAGCTCCACTTAAAGTCAAGAAGCCAAGTCGGCCTCTTTTGTCACATCCCATTAACCTTTCAAAGATATTTCCGAATATATCGAAACTGCATGTTGGATTCTCTGCAGCAACGGGGAACGCGGTGAGTGATCAATACATTATGGGGTGGAGTTTCAGTACAGACAGAGGATCACTGCAGCTACTTGATACCTCAAGAATTGCTGAACTTCCTTATCCTGCTGGTACAGATAAGAAGCTTCTTGCGCTGTTTATTATTCTGTTTGGTATTCTGGCTATTGTGGGGTTGACTATTATTGCATGA
- the LOC108815088 gene encoding L-type lectin-domain containing receptor kinase I.9-like produces MARWLLQILIISSLHLISLTSQQETRFVYKNFLDQEDLYLDASAKVLSSGLLQLTNTSLNQIGHAFYKKPVELSSSKPLSFSTHFVCALVPKQGREGGHGIAFLVSPSRDFSHAEATRYLGAFNASALESSPSSHVLAVELDTIWNPEFNDVITNHVGIDVNSPISLGVASASYYSDINGKNESMNLLSGKPIQVWVDYEGTVLNVSIAPLEVQKPSRPLLSQPINLTEVFRNSSRLFVGFSASTGAAVSDQYIVGWSFSTNRGSLQQLDISRLVEVPHSSAPHKKLPTLVIVLLLCLSFVVLYVLA; encoded by the coding sequence ATGGCTCGTTGGCTACTTCAGATCCTGatcatctcttctcttcatcTCATCTCTTTAACAAGTCAACAAGAAACAAGGTTTGTCTATAAAAACTTTCTTGACCAAGAAGATCTTTATCTAGATGCTTCTGCAAAAGTACTTTCCAGTGGATTACTGCAGCTGACAAACACTTCACTGAATCAAATTGGTCATGCTTTTTACAAGAAACCAGTTGAGCTCAGTTCCTCTAAACCACTCTCTTTCTCGACGCATTTCGTGTGTGCTCTGGTGCCTAAGCAAGGTCGTGAAGGTGGCCATGGTATTGCCTTCCTAGTATCTCCTTCAAGAGATTTCTCACACGCAGAGGCAACAAGATACTTGGGGGCTTTCAACGCATCAGCACTTGAATCATCTCCCTCTTCTCACGTTCTTGCTGTTGAGCTTGACACTATATGGAACCCTGAGTTCAATGATGTCATTACCAATCACGTGGGGATTGATGTGAACAGTCCTATATCTCTCGGAGTCGCTTCAGCATCTTACTATTCCGACATAAACGGTAAAAACGAAAGCATGAACTTGTTGAGTGGGAAGCCTATACAGGTTTGGGTGGATTATGAAGGCACTGTGCTCAATGTTTCTATCGCTCCACTTGAAGTCCAGAAGCCAAGTCGGCCTCTTCTGTCACAACCCATCAATCTTACAGAAGTCTTTAGAAATAGTTCAAGACTGTTTGTTGGGTTCTCTGCATCAACAGGTGCAGCGGTCAGTGATCAATACATTGTTGGGTGGAGTTTCAGTACAAACAGAGGATCACTGCAGCAACTTGATATCTCAAGACTTGTTGAAGTTCCTCATTCTTCAGCTCCTCATAAGAAGCTTCCTACCCTTGTTATTGTTCTGCTTCTTTGCCTGTCTTTTGTGGTTTTGTATGTTCTTGCATGA